From the Streptococcus halotolerans genome, the window TACATTTTTTTGCATTTTGTCACCTTTGAAGACTTTTTTTCTTATATAATATTTCGAAAATCTAAAAATGTTCACAAACAAAGTAAATTTAGCTTTTTTCCAACCTTTGTGTGTGACATCGGGGTGAAATAAAAGTGACAAAAAGTAGTTATCAGCACCATAATCAGATAACCGAGCGACGAATTATTGAAGGATTTTCTAATCTTTTAAAGGAAACTAAAACCGTTGAAACAATCAGAGTGTCCGAAATCGCACTTGCCTCTGACATCAGTCGACAAACCTTTTATAAATATTATGAGTCGAAAGAGGATTTTATTGAACAATCTATCGCTATTATCCTCGATGATATCACCAAAATATTGACCAACGATCTTGAGTTCGGATATGATGTCATTGTTGAAATGTTGACCTATCTAAGGAACAATCGTGATATCATACTCCCTTTTATTCATTATTATCCTAATATCGACAACATCTTAACAAACTATATCAGAATAACCGTTATCAACTCAACGATTGATAATATTGAAGATAAACTAGAACAAGCTTATCAGCTTCCTGGTATTTATTCACTTGAAATCTATATTACTACGATTAAAATGATCATTACAACTTGGTTGATCAACGATGAGCAGACATCTCCAGAGAAAATTGCAACTTATATCCTCAAGTCTGTTAAGATTTAACGATGATATTCCTTGCCTGTAATGCATTAAACATAAAAAGAAACAAGCCCTGAAGGTATTTCTCACTTATTAGAGCTTGTTCCTTTTTGTAATTAGCTTATATTACTAGTCTGTCCGGCCTAAGCCATTTAATCTACGGTGACATCTCATCAAAATAACTAGCCTAGTCACTTCATGAAGTAAGAAGCAATTATCAGAACCAACTAATGACAATCACAGCAGCTGCAAGTAATGACAGACTCTATTGCTTTCTTATCTTTAAAGGAATCGCAGCACTACATTCTCATTCAATGACTAGCCTACCAGGGAAGATTAGTTTGTTTGGCTAGAATGCTTAAAATTGTTCCTATACATTTGGAGCACTCTAGTTACAAAGGTTGCTGCGCCTTGTACTCGAAACAATCGTTTTAGCTCTAAAACAATTATTACTTCACGATGTGATAAAGACCTAATGGTAAAAATCAAAAGGTTTCCAAACCTCTACAGCACATTGTCATGACCCAGAACTATCATTTAAACTACCTACAAAACACGCCTCACTCTTAAAAGAATGAGGCGTGTTTTGTATGACGACTGCATCAAGATGCAACTTCTGTTCTGCTATATTGACTTCACACGAAGCGTAAGTCCTCTGGAAATCAAATCAATAAGAAAACGTGATGTTTCTGATCCAAAATGGTCAGATGAGTGGGTTATTTGATAACGATATTGACTAATTTATTCGGTACTGCTATCACTTTAAGGATGTCTTTATCTTGAAGTTCAGATTTGATTTTCTCATCTGCCATAGCTAGCGCTTCAAGTTCTTCACGGCTGGCATCTTTTGGAACGACTAGTTTAGCACGCACTTTGCCCTTGATTTGAACAACGATTTCAATTTCATTTTCAACCAGCTTGCTTTCATCCCATGTTGGCCAAGCGACATGAGAGATAGACTCACCAGATGCGGTTAAAACTTGCCACAATTCTTCACCTAAGTGTGGTGCAAATGGCGCAATCAACTGAACAAAACCTTTGGCATAATCTACGAAGAGTTTGTCTTCTTTATTTGCTGCATTAACAAAAATCATGAGTTGGGCGATAGCTGTGTTAAATTTAAGTTCCTCAATTTGCTCTGTCACTGATTTAACGGTTTCATGATAGACCTTGTCCAAAGCTCCGCTATTTTCCACAGACATTTCTTTAGTTGTCACAAGGCGATAAACACGGTCAAGGAATTTACGAGCCCCTTCCAAGCCTTCTTCAGACCAAGCGATAGAGGCGTCAAGTGGTCCCATAAACATTTCGTAAACACGAAGTGTGTCTGCTCCGTACTGCTCGACTACATCATCAGGATTAACAACATTTTTAAGTGACTTAGACATCTTAGCAGGTGCCTGTTCTAGTTCTTCTCCTGTTTCAATGTTAAAGAATGACCCATCGCGTTTTTCTACCTTATCTGTCGCAACAAGCGCTCCGCGACTATCTCGATAGCTGGTTCCCAAAATCATCCCTTGATTAAAGAGTTTTTGGAATGGCTCTTTAGTTGGAACAACTCCCAAGTCATAGAGGACCTTGTGCCAGAAGCGAGCATAGAGCAAGTGAAGAACAGCATGCTCAGCCCCACCAACATAAATATCAACTGGTAACCATTGTTTCAAAAGGTCTTCATCAGCCAATTTGTCATCATTGTGCGGATCAATATAACGGAGATAATACCAGCTTGAACCAGCCCATTGTGGCATGGTATTAGTTTCACGGCGACCTTTAACCCCATCTTCACGAGTTACTTCAAGCCAGTCAGTAATGTTAGCCAGTGGTGATTCGCCAGTTCCTGACGGACGGATGTCTTTAGTGACCGGAAGAACAAGCGGCAATTCACTTTCTGGAACTGCTGTTGAAGTACCGTCTTCCCAATGGATGATTGGGATAGGCTCACCCCAGTAACGCTGACGGCTAAAGAGCCAGTCACGCAAGCGGTAGTTCACTTGCTTCTTACCAAAATGATTTTCCTCAAGGAAGTCAACCATCTTATCAATAGCTTCTTCCTTGTTAAGGCCATCAAGAAATCCTGAATTGATGTGAAGGCCATCTTCGGTATAGGCTGCTTCTTCGACATTTCCACCTTCTAAAACGGGAATGATGTCAAGGTCGAATTGTTTCGCAAACGCCCAGTCACGCTCGTCATGGGCAGGCACAGCCATGATAGCACCAGTTCCGTAACTTGACAGAACATAGTCAGAAATCCAGATTGGGATTTCCTTACCATTGGCCGGATTGATAGCGTAAGCTCCGGTGAAGACACCCGTTTTTTCTTTGGCCAAATCCGTACGCGCTAAGTCTGATTTTAGACTAGCAGCACGTTTGTATTCAGCGATATCCTCAGCTTGCACCATTGAGGTAATGTCATCTACCAACTCATGTTCTGGTGCCATAACAGCGTAAGTGGCTCCAAAAAGAGTATCTGGACGTGTTGTAAAAACAGTAAATGTTTTATCGCTACCCTTGATCTTGAAAGTGACGTGAGCACCAGTTGACTTACCAATCCAATTGCGTTGCATGTCCTTGATGGATTCTGGCCAGTCAACCTCTTCCAAATCTTCTAAAAGACGTTCGGCGTAAGCTGTGATTTTGAGCATCCATTGGCGCATTGGTTTTCTAACCACCGGATAACCCCCACGCTCAGAAGTACCATCCGGTAAAACTTCTTCGTTGGCAATGGCTGTTCCAAGTTCTTCAACCCAGTTGACAGGAACTTCAGCTTCATAGGCTAGACCTTTTTCATAGAGTTTGGTAAAAATCCACTGGGTCCACTTGTAATAGTTTGGATCAGTCGTGTTAACTTCACGATCCCAATCGTAGGAAAATCCTAGCGCATTGATTTGGCGTTTAAAATTGGCAATGTTTTCTGCAGTAAATTCTGCGGGATCATTACCAGTATCCATCGCGTACTGCTCAGCAGGTAAACCAAAGGCATCCCAGCCCATAGGGTGAAGGACATTGTAACCTTGCGCACGCTTATAGCGACTCAAAATATCAGTCGCTGTATACCCCTCTGGATGTCCCACATGGAGCCCTGCTCCTGATGGGTAAGGAAACATATCAAGGGCGTAAAACTTGGGTTTTGACGCGTCAGTCCCTGTTTTAAAGGTATGATTTTTAGCCCAAAACTCTTGCCATTTGGGCTCGATTATTCCATGATTATAGGTACTCATAGCTATTTCACTCCAATTTTGTATGATGTTTCCATTATATCATGTTAAGAGCATTTTGGCGGTCTATCTCAGTTATAAAATTTAGAAAATCTTGATGATTATTATCGAAAGCGCTATACTAAAGAAAAAAAGCTGGAGTACTACTATGAAAAAGAATTTTGTTTACTACTGGCAGTCCTTTTGTATCGTCAATGCCATCCTCTGTCTGGCTACAGCCATTGTCAGTCTATTATATCCTGACCCTCTAACAATCTGGAAGGCTAGTACCATAGGCTACAGCTTTTGTCTGCCGCTTATCATTAGTCGCAAAATAGAACTCAAAAATCATTATCGGGCGATCATCGGTCTCTTTTTCATACTGGTTGTCGACCCTATTCTGGAAAAAGTGGTACCGATCAGGATGTATCCAAGCACGCCGCTGATTTTTCTTCTTAGCCTAATCTTTGGCTTACTCGCGATAGGCAATTACCTGTATCGTCAAAGAAAGGATGTGTCACAATGAAACAAGAATTTTGCTACTATTGGGAGGCTTTCTGCCTGATCAATGCTATCTTATGTGGAGCCCTTGCGCTGACATTGCTACTCTTTCCTGATATTGTTCCAACACTAGGCTTTTCTCAGGTCGCAAACTTCTTCACCTTTCCTCTTGTGGTCAACCATAAAATGAAGACTAAGCTACGCTATCGTTTTTTGATCGCTATGGCGTCAATCTTTATTTTGTCACCCATTTGGGACTACCTCGGAATAACACCGATTCCATTATCAGTGTTTCCTTTATGTGTAGCTAGTCTGCTCCTTGCCATACTGGCTCTTCTCAATCGTTTTCGTGGTAACTTCTGATTGTTGAACGCATTTACAGAGTTCATACAGCAACTGCGTACACATACTTTTTTATAGACTGCCTCCAGCACATACAGCCATAGAGTGTAATCATGGCTGTCCTTAGTGACCAGATAAAGACAACTCCCTTTTAAATCTATCCTAAACTGTTCTTCTAACCCCTAGCCTGTCAGCATTGTTTTCTATTAACTAAACAATAGCTAACGTTACGAAGCCATTGTTATCTACTCGTAAAATAACAAAATCACCTAAAACCATGGTTAATGAACCTTTGATTTTAGGTGATTTTTCTTACTCTGATAATAACAACTTATAATGATTAGTCCCTAACAGAGCTGACAAGACCAGCGCTTCAGCAACTGGCAAACCAATCAATGCACGTGATAAGCATCTTAGAAGATTGGTGACTACGACAGATAGCATCAATCCATCTGACCATGTTGTTGTAAGAACCAATAGACAGCTCCAATTCTTCCTGCTTCATTCCCTAATTTAGCAGCACTCACCTGATCAGGATAAAATTGTTCTGATTGCAAGCGTGACTTCAACTGGGCTTCAATATAGGGTAAAAGAATCTCGGAACGTTGGAAAATACCGCCACCTAGAATAATCCGTTCGGGATTTAGGGTATAAATCATAGGCAGTAGTCCCTGCGCCAAATAAGCACAGAAGGATTGAACGACCTGATAAGCCATCTCATCTCCTTCGTCGTAAGCTTTAAAAATAGTTTTACCAGAAGCATTTTTCAATTGCTTTAATTGACAATAGCTTTGCACAAGCGACGTTGTTGAGGCATAGTCTTGGAGCGTTTTGTCAGCTAAAGGTAAGTAGCCCACTTCTCCTGCTGTCTGGGAAAAACCACGCCAAACCTGACCATTTAAGAGAACAGCTCCTCCAACGCCTGTACCTATGGTTAAACATAAGCTACTGCTAGAATCACGCGCAGCACCTAACCACTGCTCTGCTAAGGCAGCACAGTTCACATCATTTTCCACCGAGCAAGGAAGGTCGAAGTTTGATTCCACCAAAGCTTTTAAAGCCGTTCCTGTATATTGTGGAATCGTTGGACCTGCATAAATCACTTCTCCCAAAGTAGCATCAATAACACCAGCGCTAGAAATTGCTACACCATCGAGATCAACTCCCATCGCTAAATAATCATTAATGAGCGTCACTAAAGCCTTACTGATGTCGTTAGTTTTTAGTGTTAGATTAACAGGCGTATCAATTTCTTTAAAGAGATTTTGAGCCTGGCCAGAATGATTATAAACATCACTTTTGATACTGGTACCTCCAATATCAATTCCCAATATCATGTTGACCTTACCTCCTTAGACGATTTCATTATCAGTTCACCAATCATAGGGCAAACACCATCAAGATATTTTTAATTTAAAGACAATCTTTCGGATAGTTTCTGACTCTCTTACTATTAAACCAGTTTTGTGGGCATCATTGGCATCTAAAATGAGCACATTCCCAGGTGATAAAACAAGTTCACTAGCTTGCTTACCGGTCATTTGCTGCCAATCGCCAGCTTCATCATAATCCCCTAACGTCATTTGTGTTAAAAAGTTATGGTAAATCCGTTCCTCTCCTGAAATAATGTAGTGAACATCATACTCGCGACGATGACTTTCCCAGACACGCTGATCTTCAGTTGTTGACTCATACTGAATCACATTAAAATAGAACTCATCATTGACAGTGTGCATCCCCGTCTCAAGGTCTGAGACATCTAAGTTAGACAAGACAGGTCGAATGATATCTAACAACTCATGCTTGTCGATTTTCTCGATTGTTTCGTAAAATTCCATCTGATAACTCCTATCTTATAGTTTAAAATCAATAGTCGTCTCCATCAACCAGTTAGCTACCATATCATTTAAGTGGACATTGACCGCATCATGACCGTATTCAGGAAGCAGAAAGTGTTCCTTTTCGGATTGGATACGGTTGTATATGGCATACTGCGTGGATGGGAAACAAACGTTATCATCTAAACAGGTCACAAATTTAACCGGGCACTCAATCAAGTGACTGAAATTTTTCACATCAATGTAGGACAAAGTCTTCAGTATCTTATCCTCAGTAGTATGGAAAGGATCATGAAACTTAAAATAGCGGAATAATTCGTCATACGCTTCACTGTGATTGCCTAACTCTAAAACACGTTTAAAATCACCTAAGAAAGGATAGATCGTCACACATTTTTTGATTTTATGATTCAAGGCTGCTGCAACAAGTGCCAAAGCACCTCCTTGAGAGCCACCAAAGCTGGATAAGTTTTGGGAATCAACGTCTTCAAAGTCAGCAACTATCTCAATCAAGCGATAAGTATCAAGATAAACGTCCTTATAAAAGAGACTATTTGGACCATCAATCATTCCACGAATAATCTGCCCCTTGACCGTATTGCCATTAAACACTGCGTTATCCAAGGAACGACCAGACTGACCACGGACATCCATCGCCACGATACCATATCCCATCGCAGCATAAGCAAAAAGGACTGACCAATCAGGGTTTTGTCCCATGTACCCATGGAAATGGAAAATCACAGGTATATTCTTCTTATTTTTAGGAAATACACAGCGTGCATAAATTTTTCCATGATTGCTTCCATCAAAGTACAAGTCAAAGCATCGAAGATTAGGGGTGTTAAATTCTTGTTCTTCAATAGTATAATCAGATAAGGTTGGCAAGGACTGGATAGCTTCTTGCCAAAACTGATCAAAGTCTTCAGGCACTTCTTGTCTGCCTCTATAAGTCTGCATATCAGACAACGACATCGTGTCTTTCATGTTACTATCCTTTCTTAATCTTCTTTTGAATCGCTTGTTAACGTGTGGATGGTTAAATTATTAAGATCATTCGTTTGTTTGAACAAAAGACTAAAGAGATAACCAAATACTACCGTTGCCAGTAAGGCAAGTACAGCTACTAAAAGTGCTGACATGTTAGCATTGTTTGCTAGGAAACTAAGAATCACACTTGTGACAAATCCTAATAAAGCACCTCTTGCATTGGCTTTTGTCGTAAAGATACCTAGCACAAATAAACCAACAACCGGAACCCCAAACATTCCTGACACGGCTAAGAAAATATCCCATGTTGAAGAAGAATTACCAGCAATGAAATAAAGTGTAATGAGAGTACTTAAACTTCCTGAGATGATGATAACCCAACGAGCCAACCAAACATCCGAAATAGCTTTGAAGGATTTGTTAAAGAAACGTTGCTTAAAGTCAACCACAAAACAAGAGGAAATAGCATTGAGACTAGATGAAATCGTTGATTGAGCTGCTGCAAAAATAGCCGCAATAACCAAACCAGCTAGACCTGCAGGAAGCTGTGTGATGATAAAGTAAGGGACGATAGCACTAGTGTTAAAGCCCTCTGGAAGTGACCCTGTATGAGTATAAAAGCTAAATAAAACAGTACCCATTCCAAAGAAAAGAGGAATGGCAGAAAGCGATAGCCAACCTGACATCCATAAAGACTTAACAGCCTCTTTAATAGATTTTGTTGTCAAAAATCTTTGAACAACATCTTGACTTCCAGCATATTGATACAAGGTATTTGCAAACTGACCGATAAAAATAAGCGGAATAAAGTTTGCTAGGTCTGATGCGTTGAAGTTTTTACCAACTGAAATGAACTTATGATGTTCTACGGTGTCACTCAACAGTGTGCCAAAACCACCATCAACCTTGCTAATACCTATAACAACAACCAAGAAAGCGCCTGCTAGTAAGATAATTGCTTGAATCGCATCACTCCAAATAACCCCTTCGATACCTCCTAAGAAGGTGTAAATAATACATAATAATCCGACAATGGCTGCAATTAAAAAGGGATTAATATCTGTTACAGAAGTAACAGCAAGAACAGGTAAATAGATAACAACCGCCATGCGACCAAGGTGATAGATAATGAAGAGAAAACTACTCATCGCACGCAAGGTGACACTAAACCGTGATTCCAGATATTCATAGGCTGTTGTGACATTTAGTCGTCTGAAAAATGGGATAAAATATTTGGCCATTAACGGAATAATCAAAAAGATGGTTAAGGTTCCAACAGCATATGACCAGTCTGTTAAAAAGGAGCGTTCTGGGACAGCCATGAAGGTAATAGAGCTCAAGGTCGTCGCATAAACACTTAGTCCTGCCGCCCAAGAAGGTACTTTTCCATTGGCTTTAAAGAAAGCGTCTGTACTCTCACTTGATTTTTTAGTGAAGTAAGCACCCACTAAAAGCATTACTCCTAGATAGACGATAACCATGAACCAGTTCAAGGCTCCAAACGATGCTTTATCCATATTCTTTCTACCTCATCTATTCTTTAAATGCTGACCGTGCATCGTTAATCATCTGCGCGGCTTCTTTTGCAATTTCGATATCCTTTTCTGAAAGCTCTTCGAGCGGTCTACGAACAGAACCTAAATCAAGATTTTCATTGAGACGTAGCACTTCCTTGATAACGGCGTAAAGGTTGGCACGACCTGAGACCATCTTGTAAATAATGCTATTGATGCTGTATTGTAACTCTTTTGCTTTTTCAAGCTCTTTCTCAGCAATTAAATCATTGAGTTTCAAGAAAAGATCTGGCATAACGCCATAAGTACCACCGATACCTGCTTCTGCCCCCATGAGACGGCCGCCTAAAAACTGCTCATCTGGTCCATTGAAAACAATGTAATCTGAACCACCATCAGCAACAAACAGTTGAATATCTTGGACAGGCATTGACGAATTTTTAACCCCTATCACGCGCGGATTCTGACGCATTTCAGCATACAAACTGCTAGTCAAGGCCACACCGGCTAGTTGTGGAATGTTGTAAATGATAAAATCAGTATTTGGAGCAGCCTTGCTGATGTCATTCCAGTAAGCAGCTATCGAATATTCAGGTAACTTAAAGTAAATCGGTGGAATCGCTGCAATAGCATCAACACCTAAGGCTTCTGAATGCTCAGCCAACTCAATACTATCGCGAGTATTATTGCAAGCAACGTGGTTAATGACAGTCAACTTCCCTTTCGCAACTTCCATAACAGCTTCAATCACTTGTTTTCGATCTGAGACGCTTTGATAGATACATTCTCCAGAAGAACCATTAACATAAATCCCCTTAACACCTTTATCAATATGATATTGGACTAATGCTTTCACACGTTCTGGACTAATGTCGCCGTTATCATCATAGCAAGCGTAAAATGCGGGAATAATACCTTTATATTTGTCTAAATGTGTCATTATAAACTCCTTTTTTCTAAAAATCCTTTGCTGCTTCAATAAATGGTTTCGCAATAATCAGTGGTCTGGTGATAGCCGAGCCAACAACAACGCTATCAACACCTAATTGCAAAACACGTTTCACTTTATCTGGAGTGTTGATATTTCCCTCAGCAATAATAGGGGCATCCACCATAGCTCTAGCTTGGCGAATCAAATCAAAATCATCACTCTCAATAACCAATTGTTGACTCTGTTTCGTATAACCAACTAAAGTGGTTCCTACAAAGTCAAAACCTAGCTGATCTGCTGTAAGCATTTCAGTTAGGGTAGAGCAGTCTGCCATTAGCAACTGATCGGGGTAGGCTTGTTTGATCTCTTTGACAAATGCTTCTAGTGACTGTCCACCAGGACGAGTTGAGCTCGTTGCATCAACAGCAATAATATCAACACCAACTGCAACCAAAGAAGCTACCTCATCCAATGTAGGCGTGATAAAGGCTTCTGCATCGCCATAATCTTTCTTAATAATCCCAATAATCGGCAGATCTACGGCTTGCTTAATCTCCGTAATATCTCTCACGCTGTTAGCACGGATACCGACAGCGCCAGCTTCTTGCGCTGCCTTTGCAAAAAGTGGCATAACCCCTCCTTTTTCTGAGTACATTGGCTCTCCAGGCAAGGCTTGGCAAGAAACAATCACACCTCCTCTAATTTTCTCCAAGATGTCTTGTGCGCTCTGCATTACATTTCCTCCTTATCAATAATCGTTTGTTGATAGCGCTCTTGTTTTTGCTGAACATCAATATCAAGGTAATAGGCAAATAAGCAATCAATCACTAGCAACAATGGAAACTGTGGTGAAATCCGGTTACCATAAGCGAGATTGTCTGTTGACGCTAAGAGAATCAACTCATCCCACGGAGAATCTTGACCAGCTTCTTTTTGTGTTGTTAATAAAATGGTCTTAGCACCCCTATCCTTAACACGAAGTAAAGCGTCAATAACCGCTTTCGTTTTCCCAGAAATTGATGCACCAATCACCAAACAAGTCTCATCTGCTAGCATACTCGCCCAAAGCAACTCATCATTGTCTGTCACAATATCGCAAATCAAGCCCAGTCGCATAAACCGCATCTTCATTTCTCTAAGAGCCTGACCTGAGCTCCCTTTCCCATAAAGATAAATACGCTTGGCATTTTCAATAAGACCCGTCACCCTAGCTAATTGGCTTTCATCCAAAATCGAATAGGTTTTTTGCAAGAGCTGATCGTAATCGGCTAAAACTCTTTTGGTCACATCCCTTTTTAAAATCAAAGAAGCGCTGTCAACAGCTTCTTGTGATTCCTGATAGGAAAACACAAATTCCCGATAACCAGCAAAACCACACTTTTGAGCAAAGCGTGTCAAACTCGCCTTTGACACATGTAGTTGCTGGCAGATATTGATGGCCGACAAGTCCTCGAGATTCTGCCCAGCGATAAAGTATTGGGCAATGGTTTGTTCGGTTGACGTCATTGAGTCTAGATAAGATTCAATCAAAGGAATCACATTTTTGGTTAGATTTGCCATTTACTTACCTCACGTCATAAAGTATAGCGCTTACAGAATATTATTTCAACAAAATAAAAGAAATAGAAACTAGTTTCTATTTCTTTTTATCATAGCCTTCACGTAACCAGAAAATTAAAACTAATTTCACTAGCTAGTCCTTACGGTATCATCTTCTAGTTTTAGCTAAGGGATAAACTATCTCTAAGCTTCTTAATATCACCTGGCCTGGTCCGGCAACACCCTCCAACTAGAGTTAGCTGCTCAAACATTTCTTGCCATTTTTTATGGTAAGAAGCTACCTCATGCGTTACTGAGTCACTCGCATGCCAAGTTTGCGTATCCCCATGGTAAACTTCGCCCGAGTTTGGATAGGCCACAAGAGGCAAGGAAGTTAAACCAACTAACTGACTTAGGACTTTTTCGCAGATCTCAGGAGAGCTGCAATTCACTCCTAGCGCTACGATTTGCGGGCAACCTTGAACAAGTGCGACTAACTCTTCTAGACCCGTCCCGTCTGATAAGCTAGCACCATCTTGTGAGGTGATACTGATATAAGCTTCCGCTTCTGGAAATTCTTCTGATAGCAGTTCTGTCAGTGCTTTGATTTCCAAAATATTAGGCATGGTTTCTAAAGCTAGTAAATCCACTCCTTCTGTTAAAAACAAAGCAATCCGAGAACGATGAAAATCCTTCAATATTTCCTTGCTGACCTGTCCATACTCTCCTGTGTATTCGGACCCATCCGCTAAATAGGCGGCATAAGGACCAACATCACCAGAGATTAATGGATAAACACGTGTGCGTTTTAGCTTTTCATCGATCTTGTCCCAAGCTTGTTTTCGAGCTGTTTTTGCCAATTCAACGCTCTTAATAATCAAGGCTTCTGCCTCTTGTTTGGAAATACCAACTCCCTGCAAGCTGGATAGACTAGCCTGATAAGTAGAGGTTGTTATAATATCAGCACCAGCCAAAACATAGGCTTCATGAATGGTTGTAATAGCATCTGAATCGTTAATCAAATACTTTGCCGACCACAACTCTCCACTAATATCATAGCCTCTAGCCTCTAACTCCGTTCCTAAAGCTCCATGCAAGATAACAACACTTTTTTGAGCTAATAATTCTTTAAACTGTCCCATTAAATAATCCTCCTACCAAGTTTTAAATTTCCATCTGTGGTAGCCATAACAAGCCAACATAAACGGAATCCCAAAATATAAGCCCGGTCTTTGCGCCTCATCCCAAGCAATACCAATGACTGAAACCACCAACAAGCCAATCGTTAGCCACGGCAAACCAGGGGACAAAGGAGTGCGATAAGATAACTCTGACAAAGAGTGCTCCTTCAAGAACGCTTTTCTAAAGCGTATCTGCGCTAGGGGAATAGACAGCCAAGTCACAACCACTGCAAAACCTGCAATGGATACTAGAGCTAAAAAGACTGTATCGGCAGCATAGACACTGGCAACTAAGGCAATCACTACACCTACCATAGAAAGCCACATCGCTCGCATCGGAACCCCATGTTTATTGATACGAACGACATTTTTGGAAATCATCCCCTCATTAGCTAGAGACCAAAGCATACGACTGGAAGCATAAAGACCAGAAGTTGATGCTGATAAAATGGCTGATAGGATAATCACATTCATGATATCGGCTGCGTAAGGGATGCCAATCTTATCTAAAACAAGAACAAAAGGTGCTTCTGTCACACCAGCTTCAGACATGGGTAATAGCGAAGCTAAGACCAACATTGTGAGAACAAAGAAAATAACTAATAAACCAATAGTAGACTTGATAGCCTTGGGTACCGCTTCTTTGGGATTATCCGTTTCACCAGCAGCAATACCAATCATTTCAACCCCAGAGAACGCATAATTAACCGATAACATAACAGAAACCAAACCAACTAAACCATTTGGTAAGAGGCCGTCTGTAACGACGTTTTCAAAAAGCGGCGCTGATGAATGCCCCTCAAATGGTAAAATGCCAAAAATCGCCAGTAAGCCTAAAATAATGAAAATCAAGATAGCATAAGCTTTAATACTGGAAAAATAGGTCTCCGCTTTGGCAAACCACCCCACACTTAGCATGTTTAAGCCAAAAACAAGGATAGCAAACAGGGTCGCAAATACCCAGATAGGAACTTCTGGGAACCAGCGTTGTGCCAACAGAGCTGCTCCAACAAATTGCGATGCTAGAGCCACAACCCAGCAAAGCCAATACATCCAAGCTACCATAAACCCTGTTCCAGGACTGATAAACTTAGTGGCATAGGTGTGAAAGGACCCTGTGACTGGCATGGCTACGGCTAATTCTCCCAGTGAAAA encodes:
- a CDS encoding MurR/RpiR family transcriptional regulator, with the protein product MANLTKNVIPLIESYLDSMTSTEQTIAQYFIAGQNLEDLSAINICQQLHVSKASLTRFAQKCGFAGYREFVFSYQESQEAVDSASLILKRDVTKRVLADYDQLLQKTYSILDESQLARVTGLIENAKRIYLYGKGSSGQALREMKMRFMRLGLICDIVTDNDELLWASMLADETCLVIGASISGKTKAVIDALLRVKDRGAKTILLTTQKEAGQDSPWDELILLASTDNLAYGNRISPQFPLLLVIDCLFAYYLDIDVQQKQERYQQTIIDKEEM
- a CDS encoding sodium:solute symporter: MDKASFGALNWFMVIVYLGVMLLVGAYFTKKSSESTDAFFKANGKVPSWAAGLSVYATTLSSITFMAVPERSFLTDWSYAVGTLTIFLIIPLMAKYFIPFFRRLNVTTAYEYLESRFSVTLRAMSSFLFIIYHLGRMAVVIYLPVLAVTSVTDINPFLIAAIVGLLCIIYTFLGGIEGVIWSDAIQAIILLAGAFLVVVIGISKVDGGFGTLLSDTVEHHKFISVGKNFNASDLANFIPLIFIGQFANTLYQYAGSQDVVQRFLTTKSIKEAVKSLWMSGWLSLSAIPLFFGMGTVLFSFYTHTGSLPEGFNTSAIVPYFIITQLPAGLAGLVIAAIFAAAQSTISSSLNAISSCFVVDFKQRFFNKSFKAISDVWLARWVIIISGSLSTLITLYFIAGNSSSTWDIFLAVSGMFGVPVVGLFVLGIFTTKANARGALLGFVTSVILSFLANNANMSALLVAVLALLATVVFGYLFSLLFKQTNDLNNLTIHTLTSDSKED
- the mmuM gene encoding homocysteine S-methyltransferase; this translates as MGQFKELLAQKSVVILHGALGTELEARGYDISGELWSAKYLINDSDAITTIHEAYVLAGADIITTSTYQASLSSLQGVGISKQEAEALIIKSVELAKTARKQAWDKIDEKLKRTRVYPLISGDVGPYAAYLADGSEYTGEYGQVSKEILKDFHRSRIALFLTEGVDLLALETMPNILEIKALTELLSEEFPEAEAYISITSQDGASLSDGTGLEELVALVQGCPQIVALGVNCSSPEICEKVLSQLVGLTSLPLVAYPNSGEVYHGDTQTWHASDSVTHEVASYHKKWQEMFEQLTLVGGCCRTRPGDIKKLRDSLSLS
- a CDS encoding N-acetylmannosamine-6-phosphate 2-epimerase; amino-acid sequence: MQSAQDILEKIRGGVIVSCQALPGEPMYSEKGGVMPLFAKAAQEAGAVGIRANSVRDITEIKQAVDLPIIGIIKKDYGDAEAFITPTLDEVASLVAVGVDIIAVDATSSTRPGGQSLEAFVKEIKQAYPDQLLMADCSTLTEMLTADQLGFDFVGTTLVGYTKQSQQLVIESDDFDLIRQARAMVDAPIIAEGNINTPDKVKRVLQLGVDSVVVGSAITRPLIIAKPFIEAAKDF
- a CDS encoding dihydrodipicolinate synthase family protein, whose amino-acid sequence is MTHLDKYKGIIPAFYACYDDNGDISPERVKALVQYHIDKGVKGIYVNGSSGECIYQSVSDRKQVIEAVMEVAKGKLTVINHVACNNTRDSIELAEHSEALGVDAIAAIPPIYFKLPEYSIAAYWNDISKAAPNTDFIIYNIPQLAGVALTSSLYAEMRQNPRVIGVKNSSMPVQDIQLFVADGGSDYIVFNGPDEQFLGGRLMGAEAGIGGTYGVMPDLFLKLNDLIAEKELEKAKELQYSINSIIYKMVSGRANLYAVIKEVLRLNENLDLGSVRRPLEELSEKDIEIAKEAAQMINDARSAFKE